The nucleotide sequence ACGTCTCCATCCATAGAGAAGACTCCATCTGTCACTATCAGGCGCATACGAGATGACTGAGGAGGACAAAATAGAGTCCTGACGGTCAGTGAAGCGCACCCTGGTCCTGTCACAGTCTAATCAATACTATAACCCTTACATGACCCTGTCACCTCAGTAATATGGGGGTTTCATGCACCATGAAACTCAAACTGAACTATGAGATTGACCTGTGTGAACTCTGTGGGAGTCATTCATCATTATTGTTGAAATGTTTCATCAAGAGCAAATGATGCGACGCATGCTAATGGAGACTTGggaaatatgaagctagagtTGTAGCTACAGAGTACACCAGGACTGGCTTTAGTTGCTTCACGTGATACAAGAAACGGGAATTACTTCAAAGGGTTGCACCAcccaaaattacaaaacaaagcatattttctctttttctcgtCACTTGTAgagatacagtgaggaaaaaaagtatttggacaccctgctattttgcaagttctcccactttgaaatcatggaggggtctgaaattgtcatcgcaggtgcatgtccactgtgagagacataatctaaaaaaacaaaatccagaaatcacaatgtttgattttttaaccatttatttgtatgatacagctgcaaataagtctatcagctagaattctgactctcaaagacctgttagtctgccttcaaaatgtccacctccactccatttattatcctaaattagatgcacctgtttgaggtcgttagctgcataaagacacctgtccaccccatacaatcagtaagaatccaactactaacatggcaaagaccaaagagctgtccaaagacactagagacaaaattgtacacctccacaaggctggaaagggctacggggaaattgccaagcagcttggtgaaaaaaggtccactgttggagcaatcattagaaaatggaagaagctaaacatgactgtcaatctccctcagactggggctccatgcaagatctcacctcgtggggtctcaatgatcctaagaaaggtgagaaatcagcccagaactacacgggaggagctggtcaatgacctgaaaagagctgggaccaccgtttccaaggttactgttggtaatacactaagacgtcaNNNNNNNNNNNNNNNNNNNNNNNNNNNNNNNNNNNNNNNNNNNNNNNNNNNNNNNNNNNNNNNNNNNNNNNNNNNNNNNNNNNNNNNNNNNNNNNNNNNNccaccgtttccaaggttactgttggtaatacactaagacgtcatggtttgaaatcacgcatggcacggaaggttcccctgcttaaaccagcacatgtcaaggcccgtcttcagtttgccaatgaccatttggatgatccagaggagtcatgggagaaagtcatgtggtcagatgagaccaaaatagaactttttggtcataattccactaaccgtgtttggaggaagaagaatgatgagtaccatcccaagaacaccatccctactgtgaagcatgggggtggtagcatcatgctttgggggtgtttttctgcacatgggacagggcgactgcactgtattaaggagaggatgaccggggccatgtattgcgagattttggggaacaacctccttccctcagttagagcattgaagatgggtggaggccgggtcttccaacatgacaatgacccgaagcacacagccaggataaccaaggagtggctctgtaagaagcatatcaaggttctggcgtggcctagccagtctccagacctaaacccaatagagaatctttggcgggagctcaaactccgtgtttctcagcgacagcccagaaacctgactgatctagagaagatctgtgtggagtgggccaaaatccctcctgcagtgtgtgcaaacctggtgaaaaactacaggaaacgtttgacctctgtaattgcaaacaaaggctactgtaccaaatatttacattgattttctcaggtgttcaaatacttatttgcagctgtatcatacaaataaatagttaaaaaaatcatacattgtgatatctggattttttttttttttttttttttaagattatgtctctcacagtggacatgcacctatgatgacaatttcagacccctccatgatttcaaagtgggagaacttgctaaatagcagggtgttcaaatacttattttcctcactgtatctAGTCATACAgacagtctgtttttatttgtcctttGACTTAACACAAGAATTtgtaattttcaaaaataaataaaaaaatcaaacaacgGGTGCTGGATTTCAGATAGAGGTAGACAAAAACAGGCTTCTCATTTCTAGGAGATGACCATAAATTTTGCTGAAACAGTTGCAAGCAGATTATATCAGCTGTAGCTTGCTTATTAATGTATTGTTAGCTACATGAGTTCTCGCGTTCTCTGGCTGACTTTTTTACGTTTCAAGCGGAGTCATCTCAGAAGAAGAATCTTGTAAAAGTATCTGAAGCTACAGCTCACACGTTCCATGCAAAAAGTCAGTCCAGATAACCAAAAGAATATATTGTCAACAGTTTAGAAATAGTCCCTGCAAAAtgctaatattttaatatttcattatcaCTGTGGACAGGATGGAGAATATGAGTCACTTATCATATGTTGAAATATTAGGACACTATATCAGAGGCATAAACATTAttgaaatatacagtaataatgGTTGTTTCCATGTTAAAAGCCACTCTTCATGTTCTTCTACAGCACAGGAAGAGGTCCACACACACCTGAGACTCTTTGAGCTTGTTCTCCAGATCACTGAGGTCCATGTGTTTGTAGCGTAGCCTCTTTGCCCGACACAGACGGATCCCATCGATAATGGAGGCGTGGTTTAGCTCATCAGACAGTACTGCGTCATCTGGACCCAGCAGAACCTGGTGAAAGAGTTCCATGATACTTTATCGACCATAATCCTTTTTGTTCTTCTGCCCGCCTGCTGGAGATGTGTAAAGTACCTCAAACAGTCCAGCGTTGGCATCAAAACAGCTAGCATAGAGGATGCAGTCCTCCCTTTCGTGAAACTCTGCCAGCTTCCGCTCCAGATTTTTGTGTAGATCCTATAAGCAGAGTGAACTCATTAACCTCCATGACATTTGGCTGTAATACAGCTATGATGTGTTAAGTGTTGACTTGAGTGGTGAATCAACCGTCATACCTGTGTGCCGCAGATGAATCGGACAGAGCTTAATCCAGCACCGTGTGACTTAAGAGCATCAATCCCTGCCTGCACCACCTCTGGATGACTAGACAGTCCCAGGTAGTTGTTGGCACAGAAATTTAATatgcctgagtgtgtgtgagagtgagagagtgagagagagagagagagtttagaTGGAGACAGGGAAACCTGGCATAAAAAGGTCACTATTTCAGACATTTTCTAACTCAAGTCAGAAACACAATAACCGCTGTGTCAAACCCAGTAAAAATGTTTGGCAAAAGGCAggtgacaaaaacaacacaatgcagCCAGCATCAGGACAAAAAGTGATAGAAAAACACAATGCAGGACGGTGGCTGTACTGTCCAGATGAATAGATGAAACGCTCACTTTCACACATGAGGGATCATAATGGCCTGGAGACAATGGGCCATTCACTGACCAATCTTTGGCAAAGGTTAACCCAGCAGTGTAAACACTGGCTGGCTGCTTTGCTGGCAGAACAGCAAACGGGGCAGAGATTTTCTGCTGCTCTTTGGGTACTTTTGAATTCAAGCGAGCCATTTTTTCCTTTGCTATGAAAGTAAAAGTTTATAACAACTTACTGTTGAGGTTATAATTATACCATTTAAAGACCAGTCATTgcaaagttgttgttgttgcgtGTTTTAGATTAGGCTATGCAAGTCCTGCAGTTCGCAAGCTTGTTTCTCCAGTAACGTTACTTCAGTGACCTGTAGTTTGAGTCAAGTTCAACATCAAGATAACACCGGGGCAGAGCGCAAAGTGAAAAACAGCGCAACCAGCAACAATGTTTTATCTAGAGTTTGTAGCCAACCATGGTGCGTTTAAGGACAGTACGGCCCATTGCTATCACTTATTTGTATCAACTGCTGTTACTACAAACTACCACTCACTGCTATGACTGCCTCCCACGGTGATTTTAGGACCCTGCTCCGACGTGATAATCCTCTCCGCTTTCCAAGTCCCAGCCGCTCGGATACCTTCGAGCTCGTGCTCCAGCACTGCTCTGGCTTCAGCGACAGCGGAGTAGCTCCGGTTCAGAGCCGAGGCCGAGGGCCGCAGGACGCCCCGGACTGGTTTCACCAAACACCTGGCAGCTCGTCCGAGAGACATGTTGGTGAAGCAGTGCGGTTGAGGTGTCAAACGAGCACGTGGGCTGAACGTTAAGGACCAGAGACTAGGCGTGGCCGCGACACGTAACAAGGGTAGGCGTGTGTGTATTGAACCAATTAGAGGCTAGTACACTTGCCAGGTGGCTTGTTTTATCCAATCATATTTCAGATAGGATTTATTTACTGGTTCAGGTTCAGCTCCAGTATGGCAGCAATATGTGGCCTAAAATAAACTGCTACGATGTTTGACTTTAGTGAACTTTTACGAATTTTCTTTTAGCAAAACAACTTTATCTCtaactcattttaaaaaatgaacattGTGCTACAACTACAAAACCACAGCCCTTGTCTTTGAGTGTCATTATTAGTCTaccgcacatacacacacacacactcacgtggACCCTGATTACCCTCTTTTGTCCTTAAAAGATTTGCAAGATTATGCAAGTTCCACTGCATTGtgacaggtgtaaataataatcacaattCTGAACACAATTatgtgtatgtacacataatTACTTTAAGTATGTCTGATTTTTGAAAACCTCTGTTATCAGTTTAGTAAAACCTGCACAGTGATGTGTTTCTAGTATACTCATTGTTCTGTGAGAGCCAAACTGAAGGCAGTCAGAAGGTGTGACACGTTCAGGACCAAAGCCAAGTCAAATCTAATTAACAACAGACAGGAACTTAAAAGAGATTTGCACTGGCCCCACACCTGGGAAGCCATGAATGGATTATACAGTAAGAACCATTAATGTGCTGCGCTTTGAGGTTAGAATGAGAACAGCCAGACTTCCAGTTAATAGTTTTAGTTTAATATATGACAGCAGTCTGTCATGACTTCCTGTTAAATGTCAAGTAAAACATCTTTACAAGGAAATATTGGATGTAAAAAAAACCTCAGTCAGTTTCCTTTGACATCCTACATCAATAACAATGTGAAGCATCAAACTATTACACTGTATAATAGCCGAACTTCTCTTACATACAAGTTATCAGTGTTTGCTACTTTGACAGGGATGTATTCTGTAACCCATCATCACATTTGACAACATACATACATCAGCAATATAATACATCATCTATGTTGAAAAAGTTGTTTTCTGTAACAAtatcctctctctctatcaACAGCAGGAATGTAACCatataaaatgtgcaaatgtttgcaTTCCACACATGGACAAACCCTCATAACAATGTCAAGTAAAAAACACTGTTTTTCATcaaataacattattttcatcagttaaaaaaaaacatatttgctcCCCAGGAAAGAGCAGTATACAGAGCGACGATAACCTCCCTCTGATATGAGCTGTAATCCCCATATCAAATGTGCCATTCAACCATTCATCTAAAGGACATCTCCAGTTCTCAGCCGACAGCGCAGGAGCTTCATGAGTATGGTTAGTTTGGCAGGTTTAAAGTGTAAATTAAGACTCAGAGTGGTTGGTGTCCTGTGAGGACGTTTTCAGCGATGGCAGACGCTCGGCTGCTTTTGCTCTTTCTGCTAAAAACTTGTCAAACtctgcagagggagagaagcaGGGTTAGATGAGATAACACTTCTCAAGTAAGTTCACTGAATGGAATAACGGTGAGaagtagaaaacaaaacatgcaaacaagATGCTGGTGTCAGCGTAAATGGgaaaaataccagacaagactTTTATAAGTTACAATCTGGGACTTTTACTGATTCTATGGACTGTTAttctttttgattacttttaattatttaaattttttttagttAACTATTTCAgctatttattgattatttttaactatttcactgtttattcagtacttatttattcattacagttAGTAGCTAACTGTTAAGACTTCTATCCTATTTTTCTTACTATGTTTAACATACTGTTGACCGCATCAATGTAGTTTTCAGGTGTTAAAGTTGACTCAATATTTTgagtattttaaaaacaataatatatatatattttttcaaattatttgAGCTACTCAATTATCTTTCCTTTCCACTGTCAACTGTAGAACTAGTAGTCCTTGGGTCAAAATAAGCCTGAACTGATTAATTACCAGAATTAATAATTTTTGTTctgttacattaaaaaaagcatGGCATAAGTGTTGTTAGGAGTATGTACTTAAAATTGGCATTGCTatgcagagaagagaagatgaGAGGTAGTATGTGGCCACCACATACCCAATTAAGCCTCTAGTGCCACCTACGGGTCAAATGCAGAAATATTTATCAGCAGATATGAGACCGATGGGTAGAAATTAGAgtttaatatatttatgtaaagaaaaaagtaatcaaaacCACAAGTTGAGCCTTTAGCTCCAAGTAAATCATTTCCCCTTTAAACACTCAAAGTGCCCATGCTAGTGAGCTAGTACGGTAAGTGTAACATAAAACTCCTCAGACGATACAGGTGTATgtgaatgcaaaataaaataatggatGATAAATGATGCTGatttaactaaaaataaattatggaGGCCCTCACCTTCACTGGTCACACCATCCGAATCCTCAAAGTCATCATACTGTGTCACAAAAGGAAAAgatatgtttttctttacataTACTGTAATTAAACACACTGTGTGCAGTTACAAGACAAATATAGTTAAATGAGCATCTAGTTATTTTGCATCAagattactttttttatttatttgtagtaaATTCAGTAATCCAGCTGTTTACCTCATCATCCAACTCTAGCCATTTCTCAATATCATCCATTACAGTGTTCTGGTTGATAGGAATCTGAGAAAGAAAGCAGAGCACCAAGATGGTCAGTGCAGTAAAATATATCATATAATAACCGAAGAAGACTGATGAAACGTTATGAAGATGAAACAAAGCTACCAAACCactattaaaaaacacaagaacaacCACATATCGGTAAGCAAAGCATGACAGGTATGACAACAGTGTAGCATATCAGGACAGTGATAAACCCAAATATTGTCATGCTCTGTAGTGGACGTAGGCACAAACATAAACTCCAAGTCTTCCCCAAATATTAAAGCATGCAAACCAACATCTCAATACCTGAAACACCAAACCCTAAAAGTGAAATCAATCCGGACCACAGCAAAACTAAATTTCAGCCTCAtgacaaaacaaagagacagagggtAGTATGGAAAGGGGAATCAATGAAAAACCAGTATGCATTATGGACACAGACCCACCATTCCCCTTTTAATCATCCAATCTAACTTTGGAGAAGAGCTGCAGGTGGAGGCTGGGCTGCCATCCTTCATGCGCAGACAGAGAGTTAAGGAGGAAAACAGTTAAAGTACTGAGACAAAACAACATACACATTTACTCAACCAGGGAGCCTTTTGTAGGCCAGGTAATTCTGTACTATTTTCTGTCTGAAAGGCACGGACAGCAGTGCTCCCTGCTATAAATAACACAGCTTAGACATTTTACAGTACCATGAATCTCTATACGGTGAGCTTGTTACTCTGTTGCACATAAAACCTCAGAATTCAACTTGAGGTTGGTGTCAAATGTGAGGAATATGATAAACAGCATACAGTATTGGTTTCCAGTGTCTTGAGCCAAATTTGCACTTTTCATGCTTAATTTGTTTCTAGTGATACCAAAGGTCACATCATGTGACAAAGCAGAAACAACTATACTATAAATGTTGTGACTAAACCTGTTAAAACCAGAATTACATGGCATCTTTGCTTAGCCTACCGTTCCAGCGTTTAGTAGTCTGCTGTCCAGAGCCTGAGCCAGACCGTCCACTGCAACTTCATTCTCTTTGCtgagacacaaaacacaacgtttTTATATTCGCTAACTGCCATGTAAgctaataatttcatttaacaTATAGTGAAATACTggtacatattttaaaaaggacTTAAATGGAATAACTTGGCATTAAACATCAAAAACAATGATCCGCATCTTTACAAATGCCATTCCTGTGAATTTTCTGGGGAACAAGCTTCAAAACTGCTCTCTAGGATTGTAACTGTAACAGTGTGATTTAATAAATCAGCAGAATTTGCCTTGTTATTCAAACAGCATTGCTTTTAGTTCAGTGGTTCCCAGACTTTTCTTATCTGATGTACCCTGTACACAGTGGCAAAAGCTGCATGTTTTAACCATTTATCCAATATTTTCAGCTAATAATTTTAACTGATCAACTATCCAATACTCTTCGCTAACCAGCTCTTCATCCACTAGGTCTACTTTGAGCTATTTTAACTGTTCATCCATTACTTTAGCTAACTAACTGTTTaaccattacttttagctaactctTTAGACTTCTCTGCTTGCTTTCTAACTAGTTTTGCTCTCTTATCATGTACCCTCAAGGGAAATCACTGTTTTAGTTATTACCAAAACTACAGTCTTTAAAGCTTCATGGTAATACAAACTATGGTTTGTATTTCATTCTGTACCTTGGTCTTTGTTGAGTTGAGACATTTATTCTCGGTGATAATGTGTCATCTGATTCACTTGTACCTGCAAGAAGGACAACAACACGTTTCTAGTGTACAGAATAAGTAGAGGGATACATacacagtactgtatgtgtgcaatATGTAGGTATGTTTTAGCAAACAGTGTGTGCATGGTATATCCAAAAATTTACtttataatttattgttttccattttatgcGAGTGCTTCATTTTGTGATGTGTTTATCATTTTGAATCAGTGTCACATTTTGAGGAACATATAAGGCTTTTTGCTATTTGTGTGAGGAGTTTTGggaattgtgtgtagagtttgaaaaaaaggagacatagttttgaaaatgtgtgtaagcagttgtaaaaaaaacccccctaataacaacaaataaataatacaggCATCAGACTGTTGTACTTACTAAGTTTTGCCATCTGACTGGACAAACTGTCAGCCTTTGACTTGCTGAGTGAGCTGTCATTGGTAACTGATGCAACCCCTGATTGGCTGACAGACTCCTCTGTCAAATCGAGGTCTGTAAGGTTGACGTATGGGTGGCTCTGAGAGATAAACAAGCAATAAATTCAAAGTCCACGACGCAACCATTTCATAAAAGTACGGCTGTTGAGGATATTAAGTAAGAATAACAACCAATTCAACAATGATTGCCATGTTCTTTACCTTTTGTGCCATGTCTGGACCATTTATTATTCGTCTTTCAAACCTGTAAACAGCAGAAAGAAATTATATCATTATCAAATGGCAAAATCCAGCCTGTTCAAATATTACAATCCTcttattttgttaataaataagttagtataataataataattgtagttAACCTGTGGTAGCGAGTAAAGGCAGTGTTCATCTCATCATTAGTTGCCAGCAACTCTTCGATCAGCTTCTCTTCACTGAGTCTGGGGACGATCTTCACTATCCTCTCTTGCATTTCCTTACATACTGTGTATAACTGCTAATGACACAATCAGACAAAGAatgtgtgggtgggggggggttgagTGGGCAGATGCAACACAAAATGTATAAAGTAGGAGATCAGTTAAGGGTAACACAACATGACTGGATGGAAATGATTTTCTTACATAGACTACTTCACATAAATAAAACCcgagtctgttttgttttttacctccAGCAGCTCCATGTCTGCTTGTTTTACTGTGACTGGATCCAGCTGACTCATCATGTCTGACATCATTGTCAGGTTGCTCCGCACCACTCCCAGCTCTGTCTTCAGCTTTTTTACCTAGAATATCAATAATATTTCCTGAATAAGCACCGCTATAGTAACTTCTTGCAATAGCCAACATTGATTTTATGAGTGTCGGGGCCAAGATTCAGAAACACAGATGCAAAAAGGAGTTGTGAGatatttttgtgtaaaatatCTGTCTCTAGGGCAGCAAGGCCATCACCTGGCTGGGAGTGAAGGCATTGTTTCCCCCTAAGGCTAGTTTCAGCTCTGAAGTCTGGGAGGGGATGAGCGGAGGTTTGGAAGATAGGAGCTCAGCAGGCAGAGTAGTGACAGCGGGCCCGTTCTTAGGCAAAGTCTGGTAAGCAAAGGCACAGAAATGACCCGAAAGAAAGATTACCAAAGATGATAGGTAGCACCCAAATATCAGCAGCAATTGGCCAACAATGTTTGTACCGTTTTTGGGGCTTGGACGGGTGAGTAACCCTCCAGTTCTGTCATGGGAAACTCAAGTCCTTTCCTTCGCAGGTCTTCATACACCGACACCACACCCGTCAGGTCGGGTGAGCTACGGAATGCGTCAGCCCACGCCTCGACAGGAGAATACCACAAGTTACTACCAGGCTGTAGCACAATGTGATAACAACATGGCATGACAacaataagattttttttcctccatgcTGCCTCAGTGTTGCCAAACATGTAATGCAGCATTTTTTTTACCTGCACAATGCTGAGAACTCTGTCATGCAGGACTAATGGAGGGTTGTTTCTCGGGATGATCGAGCGCACCAGCACCCCCTCCACAAAATCCCGTGTCGTCACCATGATGTGAAACCTGTAGCCGCAGTTCTTCACACAAGTCTCCAGGACCTAACATCAGAGGGTGACGTAGAGAGTCAGCAAATGCGGTATCGGGCAagctactgtatattttataacTCAAACCAAGTGACGAAAACATAATCTGAGTCAACAAGGTGGTGACGAGGGAGAAACACTCACAGTCAGTGCCAGCATAACCTCCTTGAAGTTCTTGTTCCCCACAATCCTTTTCTTTATGGCTCTGACTGCATCTTTGGGTCTGTAATCACAGAATTATCCACAGTCAAAAGCATGTAAACTCCAGAGGACTAGTTGGTTCCTGatgctgacacacagacacacatgcacacatacccTTCCTCTGAGCTGTTAATCATGTCACAGATCTCCATGTTGAGGGCCCAGTCTTCTGACGGCAGGCTGGAGCTGGTCGCACACTCTGAAAAATAGGTGAATATACACTTCAGAATAACACTGTTTACTCAAATAGCTTGcctttatgattattattaataagaTGATTGATTAGTACTTAGTATGTGTATCACAATATTAAtcatttattaacataacaaaCCTAACACTTCACATTAGCTACGGTAATACTGCATTTtctgacaaaaacaacattgtcCACAAATTAAATTTGTGGTGTTCCACGGGGATCAATCTTAGGCCCATCAAGAATTGACTGCCTGTGCACGtcatcttcttttctttttgtaaaaatataatgcattacgtatttgattatataaaaaaaatatataaaaaaaacaatgttaaaataaattaaatcactAAAATAGTTAAACATCACTAACGGGGTTCAGTATTTAGCTGTGGGGCCAAGCACCAGGCTATTTAAAGTTGTCTGAGTGTAGGCTATTAGAGAACAGCACAAGTATAATGTCAAAATATGGCTCTTTTGTaactaaataatttcaatgTGTGGGGGCAAAAATTTGAGGCAGCAATCAATTGAAAtcaattttaaacagtttttaaaaacatgtgaCTACTAAATACTTCTAAGTTATATATGGAAAAAGGACAGATGGTTGAGTATAGCCAATTGTATGTAAAACTGTCCCGTTTGTATAACAACTAACTCTGTAAGCTGCTATACTTAAATCTGCTTATCTATTTATTCCAATGACCATATCTCCATTTCCAACAGTCAACGAAAACACATGTGCAATCATTAGGCATCAGCTGAatgtgcatctaatttaggtcAGGAGGGTGTCGGCCACTTTGCGTCCCGCCCAGCAATTGGCaggttaaacacacacaaccaatcAACGTGAGCACCACAGCATTTAAATCCCGCCTCTGCCAATTATTGTTTAAGGGATGCGTCAATCAAAGCGTAGCTCTTCTGTCAGTCTTAATACATTTAGCTTGGattaaatattttgatataaTGACATGTGCGCATTTGCTCGTGcaataaaaactatttatagTGAAAACGGGGGAGCAGCTAGACTGATATGTGAGTGTCGGAGGCTTAATGCGTCCAGCAAAGGTGACTGAAGCGTTTGGTTATTACAATGTTACGATGGCGGTTGTAAAACTGCTCACCGATCCGCTGTCCCACCGGCGTGCTGAACGGATTCCCCATTAAAAACTCCATGTTGATGAACGGTGAGGGCCCTGCGAAGCACCGACGTCCCCGGGTAGAGCCGTATGCTA is from Micropterus dolomieu isolate WLL.071019.BEF.003 ecotype Adirondacks linkage group LG02, ASM2129224v1, whole genome shotgun sequence and encodes:
- the gcat gene encoding 2-amino-3-ketobutyrate coenzyme A ligase, mitochondrial encodes the protein MSLGRAARCLVKPVRGVLRPSASALNRSYSAVAEARAVLEHELEGIRAAGTWKAERIITSEQGPKITVGGSHSSILNFCANNYLGLSSHPEVVQAGIDALKSHGAGLSSVRFICGTQDLHKNLERKLAEFHEREDCILYASCFDANAGLFEVLLGPDDAVLSDELNHASIIDGIRLCRAKRLRYKHMDLSDLENKLKESQSSRMRLIVTDGVFSMDGDVAPLTGICNLAEQYGAMVFIDECHATGFLGSRGRGTDELLGVMDRVHIVNSTLGKALGGAAGGYTVGPKPLIDLLRQRSRPYLFSNSLPPPVVGCATRAVELLLASSEIAQSMTAKTMRFRNKMTQAGFTIAGSAHPICPVMLGDARLASLMADDMLKLGVYVIGFSYPVVPKGKARIRVQISAAHTDEDIDHCVDAFIQTGRKHGVVS